A section of the Neofelis nebulosa isolate mNeoNeb1 chromosome 12, mNeoNeb1.pri, whole genome shotgun sequence genome encodes:
- the LOC131490952 gene encoding olfactory receptor-like protein OLF4, with protein MAIRNQTSVSDFLLLGFSAHPEQQPLLFGLFLGMYLVTVLGNLLIIMAIGSDQHLHTPMYFFLANLSFVETCFTCTIVPKVLVNILTQRHTISHAGCLVQMYFFMALTLLDDFLLAVMAYDRYVAICLPLHYTTIMCPQRCLLLVAASWLCSHLLASSLTLLMSQFSFCASHAIPHFFCDLLPLLKLACSDTQIFQVTMLTEAVLSGMIPLTCVLVSYAHIMHTVLRIPSAGGKHKVFSTCGSHLSVVNLFYATLFLVYFQPSSSYSADTGMVVSVIYTMVTPMLNPFIYSLRNRDMKGALWRLFGWGRCSPQ; from the coding sequence ATGGCAATTAGAAACCAAACCAGCGTCTCTGACTTCCTGCTCCTGGGCTTCTCTGCACACCCTGAGCAGCAGCCTCTCCTGTTTGGACTCTTCCTGGGCATGTACCTGGTCACCGTGTTGGGGAACCTGCTCATCATCATGGCCATTGGCTCTGACCAgcacctccacacccccatgtacttcttcctggccaaCCTGTCCTTCGTCGAGACCTGCTTCACCTGCACCATTGTCCCCAAGGTGCTGGTGAACATCCTGACACAGCGCCACACCATCTCCCACGCTGGGTGCCTCGTGCAGATGTACTTCTTCATGGCGCTGACCCTGCTGGATGACTTCCTGCTGGCCGTGATGGCATATGACCGCTACGTGGCCATCTGCCTTCCTCTCCACTACACCACGATCATGTGTCCCCAGCGCTGCCTGCTGCTGGTCGCCGCATCCTGGCTCTgctcccacctcctggcctccTCGCTCACCCTCCTCATGTCTCAGTTCTCCTTCTGTGCCTCTCATGCCATCCCACACTTTTTCTGtgatcttctccctctcctcaaaCTTGCCTGTTCAGACACCCAGATCTTTCAGGTCACGATGTTAACTGAAGCAGTTCTCTCCGGCATGATTCCACTCACCTGTGTCCTGGTCTCTTATGCCCACATCATGCACACAGTTCTCAGGATTCCCTCTGCTGGGGGGAAACACAAAGTCTTCTCTACCTGTGGCTCTCACCTGTCAGTGGTTAATCTCTTCTATGCGACACTCTTTCTGGTGTATTTCCAACCCTCATCCTCCTACTCCGCAGACACTGGAATGGTTGTATCTGTGATATATACGATGGTCAcccccatgctgaacccctttatctacagcctgaggaacaggGACATGAAGGGGGCTCTGTGGAGACTCTTTGGCTGGGGAAGATGTTCTCCTCAGTAA
- the LOC131490951 gene encoding olfactory receptor 1G1-like: MSSQRVSGRANPISFLEVSETEAGQHVQEISNQTSISDFLLLGFSAHPEQQPLLFGLFLGMYLVSVLGNLLIIMAIVSDQHLHTPMYFFLANLSFVETCFTCTIVPKVLANILTQRHAIIYTGCLVQMYFFMVLALLDDFLLAAMAYDRYVAICLPLHYTTIMCPQRCLLLVAASWLCSHLLASSLTLLMSQFSFCASHAIPHFFCDLLPLLKLACSDTQIFQVMMFAEAALSGVVPLTCVLLSYAHIIHTILRVPSAGGKHKVFSTCGSHLTVVLLFYGTVFLVYFQPSSSYSADTGMVASVVYTMVTPMLNPFIYSLRNRDMKRALWKFLVWGRCSIP, translated from the exons ATGTCTTCTCAAAGAGTCAGTGGGAGAGCAAACCCAATCTCCTTCCTGGAAGTGTCAGAGACTGAGGCTGGCCAGCATGTCCAG GAAATCAGCAACCAGACCAGCATCTCTGACTTCCTGCTCCTGGGCTTCTCTGCACACCCTGAGCAGCAGCCTCTCCTGTTCGGACTCTTCCTGGGCATGTACCTGGTCAGCGTGTTGGGGAACCTGCTCATCATCATGGCCATAGTTTCTGACCAgcacctccacacccccatgtacttcttcctggccaaCCTGTCCTTCGTCGAGACCTGCTTCACCTGCACCATTGTCCCCAAGGTGCTGGCGAACATCCTGACACAGCGCCATGCAATCATCTACACTGGGTGCCTTGTGCAGATGTACTTCTTCATGGTGTTGGCTCTACTGGATGACTTCCTGCTGGCCGCGATGGCATATGACCGCTACGTGGCCATCTGCCTTCCTCTCCACTACACCACGATCATGTGTCCCCAGCGCTGCCTGCTGCTGGTCGCCGCATCCTGGCTCTgctcccacctcctggcctccTCGCTCACCCTCCTCATGTCTCAGTTCTCCTTCTGTGCCTCTCATGCCATCCCACACTTTTTCTGtgatcttctccctctcctcaaaCTTGCCTGTTCAGACACCCAGAtctttcaggtcatgatgtttGCTGAAGCAGCCCTCTCAGGTGTAGTCCCTCTCACCTGTGTCCTGCTTTCTTATGCCCACATCATCCACACCATCCTCAGGGTCCCCTCTGCTGGGGGGAAGCACAAGGTCTTCTCGACCTGTGGCTCTCACCTTACAGTGGTCCTTCTCTTCTATGGAACTGTCTTTCTGGTGTATTTCCAGCCTTCTTCCTCCTATTCAGCAGACACAGGTATGGTGGCATCTGTGGTATACACAATGGTCAcccccatgctgaacccctttatctacagcctgaggaacaggGACATGAAGAGGGCTTTATGGAAATTCCTTGTCTGGGGAAGATGTTCCATCCCATAA
- the LOC131490822 gene encoding olfactory receptor 1L6-like, which yields MLRGNQSHIPEFLLLGLTSDPKYQEWLFTSFLVMYLVNMAGNSVIIAAIRGDTRLHTPMYFFLSNLSLVDVCFTTVIVPRMLANMLSKTKKIPFAQCLTQMYFFVAFGITDSFLLAAMAIDRYMAICNPLHYTTTMSPQHCLLLVTVSWVLSHLHSLTHTILMARLSFCGPNVIHHFFCDVQPLLTLSCSDTSVNELLAFTEGSLVIMSPFILIIVSYVHITRAVLRVPSRGGRHKVFSTCGSHLTVVALFYGTIIFVYIRPSSTYSVTKDRVITVVYTVVTPMLNPFIYSLRNKDMKQALKKLIRRVE from the coding sequence ATGCTGAGGGGAAACCAGAGCCATATTCCTGAATTCCTCCTTCTGGGACTGACCAGTGACCCCAAATATCAGGAGTGGCTCTTTACCAGCTTCCTAGTCATGTATCTGGTCAACATGGCTGGCAACTCAGTCATCATTGCAGCCATCCGGGGGGACACCcgcctccacacccccatgtacttcttcctctccaatctGTCCCTGGTGGATGTCTGCTTTACAACCGTCATCGTGCCACGGATGCTGGCAAACATGTTGAGCAAGACCAAGAAGATCCCCTTTGCCCAATGCCTCACACAGATGTATTTCTTTGTGGCCTTTGGGATCACGGACAGCTTCCTCCTGGCTGCCATGGCAATAGACCGCTACATGGCCATCTGTAACCCACTGCATTACACCACGACCATGAGCCCCCAGCATTGTCTCCTGCTGGTGACGGTGTCCTGGGTGCTGTCCCACCTTCACTCACTCACCCACACGATTCTCATGGCCCGCCTCTCCTTCTGTGGGCCCAACGTCATCCACCACTTCTTCTGTGACGTCCAGCCACTGCTGACGCTCTCCTGCTCTGACACGTCTGTCAATGAGCTTTTGGCCTTCACAGAGGGCTCCTTGGTGATCATGAGTCCCTTCATCTTGATCATTGTCTCTTATGTCCACATCACCCGTGCCGTTCTGAGGGTCCCTTCTCGAGGAGGCAGGCACAAGGTCTTCTCCACCTGTGGGTCCCACCTCACAGTTGTGGCACTCTTCTATGGGACCATAATATTCGTGTACATTCGCCCCTCATCCACCTACTCAGTGACAAAGGATCGTGTGATCACTGTCGTCTACACAGTGGTTACCCCCATGCTGAATCCTTTTATTTATAGTCTTAGGAATAAGGACATGAAGCAGGCCTTGAAAAAGCTGATCAGGAGAGTAGAATAG